The proteins below are encoded in one region of Oncorhynchus gorbuscha isolate QuinsamMale2020 ecotype Even-year unplaced genomic scaffold, OgorEven_v1.0 Un_scaffold_1141, whole genome shotgun sequence:
- the LOC124021614 gene encoding UPF0687 protein C20orf27 homolog, with the protein MATGRKGSTSKGGSVRFPDDEDAMGSPVHREDKANDSSIPALPEPDGNFLVKVGFLRSLHRYEIVFTLPEVPVLGKDVCSLPSSSSPTPRPLLKVNRVTPTPEGTLETRAVCIRACQRKR; encoded by the exons ATGGCAACAGGCAGGAAGG GGTCCACCTCAAAGGGAGGAAGTGTGCGTTTCCCTGACGACGAGGATGCCATGGGCTCCCCTGTTCACCGTGAGGACAAAGCCAATGATTCTTCCATCCCTGCTCTCCCAGAGCCTGATGGGAACTTCCTGGTTAAG gtAGGGTTCCTGAGGAGTCTGCATCGTTATGAGATCGTCTTCACCCTCCCAGAGGTGCCTGTGCTGGGGAAAGATGTgtgctccctcccttcctcctcatcacCAACTCCCAGACCCCTCCTCAAAGTCAACCGTGTCACACCCACACCAGAGGGTACGTTGGAGACCAGGGCCGTATGCATTAGGGCATGTCAAAGAAAACGTTAA